The Psychroflexus sp. ALD_RP9 region GGTCGTGGTACAGTTGCAACTGGTCGTATCGAGACAGGTGTAGCTAATACTGGCGACGCTGTTGAAATTATTGGTATGGGAGCTGATAAGCTTAAGTCTACAATTACTGGAGTTGAAATGTTCCGTAAAATCTTAGATAGAGGTGAAGCTGGTGATAATGTTGGTATTTTATTAAGGGGTATAGAAAAGACTCAGATATCTAGAGGTATGGTTATCACTACTCCTGGTTCTGTAACTCCACATGCTAAGTTTAAGGCTGAGGTTTATATCCTTAAAAAAGAAGAAGGTGGTCGTCATACGCCATTCCATAACAACTATAGACCTCAATTCTACGTTCGAACAACTGATGTTACAGGTACGATTTCATTACCTGATGGTGTAGAAATGGTTATGCCAGGCGACAACTTAACAATTACAGTTGAATTGTTACAACCTATTGCCTTAAATGATGGTTTGCGTTTTGCAATCAGAGAAGGTGGTAGAACTGTTGGTGCTGGTCAAGTTACTCAAATTTTAGACTAGATTACAATAACATATATATTAATTAAGGTGTCTTTAGGGCACCTTAATTTTTTTGTCTAATATTGTTTTGTATTCAGAAAAAAATTAGTTTCTTTGCAAACCAATAATTTACGGGTTTAGCTCAGTTGGTAGAGCACTGGTCTCCAAAACCAGGTGTCGGGAGTTCGAGCCTCTCAACCCGTGCAAATCTTAATAGAGATGGCAAACATTAAATCTTACGTATCAAGTTCATATGATGAGCTTAAAAATCATGTTACATGGCCTGCAAACGCTGACGCACAGCGTTTGATGGTTGTAGTGGCAGTTTTTTCTGTTTTGTTCTCCCTGGCGATTTGGGGTGTTGATGAGCTTTTTAGTGCTGTAATAGCGCAATATTTCAATTGGGTAAAATTTTAATCAATGGCTGAAACTAGCTTAAAAAAATGGTATGTTGTCAGGTCAATAAGTGGGTCTGAAAACAAAGTCAAAGATTATATTGAAAAAGAGATTTCTCAACAAGGTCTGAGTGATTATGTTGATGATATTTTAGTGCCTACAGAAAAAGTTGTACAAATTAGGAACGGTAAAAAAATTAACAAGGAGAAAGTTTATTTTCCTGGTTATATCATGGTTCAAGCCAATTTAGAAGGTGAAGTGCCTCATGTAATTAAGAATGTTAATGGGGTTATTGGTTTTTTAGGTGAAACTAAAGGTGGTGATCCAGTTCCTTTGCGTAAGTCTGAGGTAAATCGCCTCCTTGGTAAGGTTGATGAATTATCTGTTCAAAAAGAAACAGTGGCTATCCCTTATTCTGTAGGAGAAACAATTAAAGTTATTGATGGTCCGTTTAATAGTTTTACAGGAACTATTGAGAAAGTTAATGAGGAAAAGAGAAAATTGCAAGTTATGGTTAAGATCTTTGGTCGTAAAACACCTGTAGAGCTTAGTTATATGCAAGTTGAAAAAATATAAGTGTTACACAAAATAAATTTACAGGCAATATTGCTTCCCTCTGTCTGTAATAATTTTTAAATTTATTAAAATGGCAAAAGAAGTAAGTAAAGTGGTTAAGCTCCAAGTTAGAGGAGGTGCTGCTAACCCATCACCACCAGTTGGTCCTGCTTTAGGTGCTGCCGGTGTTAATATCATGGAATTTTGTAAGCAATTCAATGGTAGAACACAGGATAAGGCTGGTAAAGTTTTACCAGTTGTCATAACGGTTTATAAAGATAAGTCTTTTGATTTCGTTATAAAAACACCTCCG contains the following coding sequences:
- the nusG gene encoding transcription termination/antitermination protein NusG; translated protein: MAETSLKKWYVVRSISGSENKVKDYIEKEISQQGLSDYVDDILVPTEKVVQIRNGKKINKEKVYFPGYIMVQANLEGEVPHVIKNVNGVIGFLGETKGGDPVPLRKSEVNRLLGKVDELSVQKETVAIPYSVGETIKVIDGPFNSFTGTIEKVNEEKRKLQVMVKIFGRKTPVELSYMQVEKI
- the secE gene encoding preprotein translocase subunit SecE, whose amino-acid sequence is MANIKSYVSSSYDELKNHVTWPANADAQRLMVVVAVFSVLFSLAIWGVDELFSAVIAQYFNWVKF
- the rplK gene encoding 50S ribosomal protein L11, whose amino-acid sequence is MAKEVSKVVKLQVRGGAANPSPPVGPALGAAGVNIMEFCKQFNGRTQDKAGKVLPVVITVYKDKSFDFVIKTPPAAVQLLEAAKQKKGSGEPNRLKVSAVTWDQIKTIAEDKMQDLNAFTVESAMKMVAGTARSMGITVKGDAPFKN